Genomic segment of Haladaptatus caseinilyticus:
TATCAATCGAGAGCGTGTGACGATTCCAGACAATCCGTTGCTCCGTATCCCACAGACAGAATTCCACGCACCGGTACGAACTGCCGTTGAGACACTCGCTAATGAACTCGATGATGTGCTCGGAATGCTCGTCTACGGGAGTGTCGCACGTGGGGAAGCCGATCGACAAAGCGACATTGATCTCTGGATACTGGTTCGCGAACATCGCGGACGCAACCAACGACGCGCAGCTCAAATCGGTAAAGAACTCGCCTCACAGCAATTCAATGGAGAACGGTACGACTTTCACATTGTGGTTGAATCTCCTGCGTCTGTACCGGCACACACCGAAGACATCGCTGAAACGGTCGTCTCCGGGATCACGCTTTCTGAGACTGGAGAGTTCGAGAAATTCCAATTGATAATGGAGGATCTAGTCGATGAGTGACGATCCAAAGGTGGTTACAGATGTACTCGAAGAGGCGCATCGGTCTTTTGAGCGAGGTGGAACCCCAGAAGAA
This window contains:
- a CDS encoding nucleotidyltransferase domain-containing protein gives rise to the protein MESGSIQQAESTGGEETSEATIQVPVPANNANLYRHKATDELLQFLIGRPFEEYTIRTLASIVDVTHRTVGKAVNVLASNDLVHIRHKGNKKLVSINRERVTIPDNPLLRIPQTEFHAPVRTAVETLANELDDVLGMLVYGSVARGEADRQSDIDLWILVREHRGRNQRRAAQIGKELASQQFNGERYDFHIVVESPASVPAHTEDIAETVVSGITLSETGEFEKFQLIMEDLVDE